Part of the Pseudobdellovibrionaceae bacterium genome is shown below.
CCGGAAAATAAAATTCCACTACCTCAATGTTGGCAGGCAGTTTTTTCGCCATCCGATCCAACTCGTAGTCTAAATCAGGATAGTCACCAAAAACCCGGTCGGCAAATGGACCAAGAAAACGTTGTTCAAAAAAACTTTTTCCCTTTGGTCTCTCAAGGGTCAGAGCTGTCATGATTTTAAGATTAATTGAAGGGTCGGATTTAGCGCGCTGGTAAAATGCATTCACCAAGTGATTGGGTTTACCCAGGCCCAGGGGAATCCCTAGAACGATGGACTTACCCACGTGGGCCACCACCCTATCCACACACTCTTGTGGATTCATAAATTTTTGCGGCGTTGATTTATCTAGTTGTGCCACCTGAATCGCCCCACCTCGTTAATACGCAGTAGAGCAGAATTCTTTATGAATATCAAGGAGATAGGTTCTCGCAAATGACGAATTTCAAAACTATGAAGACTTCTGGCTACCAGCTGTTATCTGCGCAATTGGCGCTATTGGCGCTTCAACAACTTTGTTCTTGGCCACGGGCAAACTCCCCTCTCTGCCATTGCCGGATTTACTGAGATATTGGCCGACGATAATGTGAATTCCGAAGACCAAAGAACGTATCTGGGGATCATTCGCCGAAATATTGTGCATTTGCAAAATTTAATCTCTGACATTCTTGATGTTTCAAAGATTGAGGCTGGCCGACATCAGGTCACAAAAGAAGATATACCAACCAAAGAGTTGGTGAACTCGGTAATGGACCTTCTATCACCACTGGCTCAAGAAATAGGACTTCAGGTTTTTACCGGTTTCGACGCCCGCGTTCCTGCTGTGATTTTTTCTGACCCCACCCAATTGAAACAGATTTTGTTAAATGTGGTTGGTAATTCGATTAAATTCACTGACGAAGGCCAAGCAGAACTGAACGTTCAGTATCAGCGCATTAAAGCGAGCCCCCAAGATTCTGGCTTTTTGATATTTACGGTCAATGCCACTCAAGATATTCAAGAGAGTGTGCTAAGATTCGGGTTCAACGGGTTTATGGCTAAACCCTTTAACCGAGAACAGTTAATCGATTTATTGAAAAGATACTGATGTCTAGGATGAAGCAAAAGCTAAAGCCATTCGTTCAGAGCCTCGCGAATCACCTTGGCTAAATCCGTATCTATTTCCTGTTGTGCGACCAATGTGTGCAGGTACTGAACAAGCTCTGATTCTTTCATCAATAACCGCTGTCCGTCAGCCCGCCGCTTATACCACAATAGGCGTGCCACAAGCTCGTAACCTCGTTCAGCCACTTTTTGCTTTTCGGTTTCATCCCGATCGGTCATCTGCGATGCTAACTGCAATACCACTTCTTCTTTTGTTATTGAGAGATCTCCGTCTAGGTGTCGCCTTAATAAGTTCGCTATCGCTGGGGCAGTTTCAGGCGCTTCGATTTCACCACTAATGAAATCTGAGGCCGACAAAAACTTGTCTTCGTCTTTGCGAACAACGAATTCGACAAGCTTTCTATCTGTGACAATGGTTTTCTCGCGGATGAGTTCTAAAAGTTGCGACACGCGGCTTCTGCGCTGAGCTTCTTCTTCTAGCTGTTCCTGTGTTAATCCCTCAGAAATTGCCGATTGCGTTTGCTCCCTAAGAAGGGCTCGCGCCAGCCTAGCGTTGCGCTCAACAAACAACTCCTTTTCTTCCTCAGAAACTACTTTGTCGTCTGTCTCTTTGTCATAGATCCATATTTCTGGAAACCGCTCTTTTACGAACTTCAACCAAAGCTCTCTCTGCTCGCTTTCTGTTTCGGCAACTGCAATTTTATTGATTGTCGGATCATCTTCTCGCAAGTAGTTCGCTACATCTTCAACTTTGGATGTGGTTGCGTCCCAAGCTCTGTTAAAAGTACTGATGATCGCCTTATCCACTTCAGCCGCATATCCGACAAGTCCGGCCCCTGAAACACTACTGGCCAACAATAAGCGACGTGCCCAAACCTTCAAACGATTCAAAAGGCTTTTTGGATCTTTAATAAGCTTATATGTTTCAAACTCATTGAGGGTACTTGCAGCCTCTGATTCGGAGAAAAGTCCACCAAAAGCGCGTGATAAAAAGCTGGCTGCGCGATCATCTTCTTCTGTGTTTTTTGCTGTATCTCGTCGTTGCTTTTCAGCCTTGTAAACCAAGGTGGCCAACCATTTAATCGACTGCACTGTGGGAGCTAGCTCTGCAGCCAGCAGGTGACCTTCGATCGCCCTAATCTCCGTTAATGCTTCGCCACTGAGTCTGCCGTCGGCCACTTGTTTCTTTAGCTGTCTAACAACCTCTGCCAACGATCGCAACTCTTTGGCATACCTTTGCTCAAGTTGAGATAACTTTCCATTTTTTGAATTCAACAGGATCAACATCTCTTGACGACGTTCATTTATATAGTTGACTACATTTTCCCGTTCCATGATCGCCATCGACACAGTTTGAAATCCACCCACTGAAAAAACGGGAAGCTCCTCTATGTCCACAGGAAAATCTGATTTGGGCAAGCGCTCTAACGCATAGAGAATTTCTAATTGGATCCAGTGGTTTACAACGGCGGTATATAATTCTACATATTCTGACCTGTAGTTTGCAATGTGTTGAACCAATTCACTGATTCGCTCCTGCGCTTCTTTATATTCTGGTGGCAGACTGTCGATTTCTTTTCTCAATGATTCTATTTCTGCCCTGATAGATTCAATGGACGACTCATTGGCCCCGGATTCCTGCAGGTTTTCTAATTGTGCACTTAAGTTTCTCAGTTTTATTTCACGTCTGAGATAATCACCGTAAACAACGGCGCTGGCCACATCCTCGGCATCAACAGCATAAAAAGGCTTAGACCCTTCGCTTTTTAAAATTCGCGCCTGTCGCAGGCGATAAGAAGAAAAACCCAGGCTTGCCCGCGCCAAAGCGTGCTTTACGGCCTGCCAGGGATTTTTCAAAAACGGCCAACCCCCGTTATGATGCTTCCATCGTTCTTCGAGGTCTTCGACGGCTAAACGAGTCAACATGCGTTCGGCCTGAGCCAAATCCACTTCCGTAGAAAATTTTAACAACGAGTTTGCCGTGCTGGTATCCCGAGACTTCAATACCCGAACACAGGCGGAATCGCCAAGCCGAGACATGATCCTTGATTCAATAATGAGGTCTGATTCGCGGGGCTGATGAGAATCCTGTGACTGCCCGTCATTGGCCACACTGGCCGAAACCGCGACAGTTTGTGAAAAAATGACAACGAATAAGACTCCGATAAGCCTGGCAGCCATCGAACCTCCCAATGAGTGAGTTGACTGGAATGACATAGCAAGGTTCAGACCATCGGGAAATAAAAGAATGCCTTAGACCTCTAGTCGTGAATTTTTTCGCAACTTGAACTTACAACCCACGCGCCCTGATCGCCGGGCGTAACTTGAAAAATGGATTGGCACTCATAAAGTTCGGTCTTGTTGCTGGGGTCACAGTCCAAAAACTGAACGGGCACCACGGCAGAAATCTTCATCACCCGAAAGTGAGTTGTTTCATTAAGAATTGTGAGATTTTTATTTTTCAGATCGTTCGACGAAAAATGGCAAATGGGTGGGGCCCCCTGCCGCATAAAATAGGCCTCTACCTCCGGCTCCAACACCAAATCAAACCAATGTTGGCCTGTTTCATACGCTGCCCCTGTGGAGCCGATCATCAATGACATTAAGAAAATGAGATACGTCAAACGTCCCCCCTTTGATTTCTGTTCTCCTATTCATCTTTTGCGGCCTTGGCAAGCATAAGAACCTGTATTTTTGTGTGAACGCTCTTTCGCCCAAAGTTGAAATGCCCCACTATACGACTCTTTCGAAAATATTGACCCTATTTCACTTCTTTTACCACAAGCTCGACAACCCAGGTAACTCCATCAAAGGCAAGGTCGGCGTCAGCCTTTTCGTAAAACTCGGAAGGGGTTAAATCCTCTGAGCCGTAGAAGGCCAACTCTCTGTCACGCCGAAGAGACCTTGAGAGCTGAACTATTTCAGTTAATTTTTGCTGCACAGCTTTGGGCAGGCGTTCTTTGTGGTCTTCAAGCACGGAAGAGACATCATGTATCCGTGGCGCCTCGATGGCAGAGGCCCTAAGCAAGGCCTTTAGCGTAAGTTCTAAAATTTCTTGTGATTCTCTCACAACATCCGCCCAAGATTCTTCGTTGTACAATGTCTGGACCGCCTTTAGGCGTTTTTGAGATCTCGACAAATAATCTTGAATCAACGACATGTTACGCATGACCTTCTCCGCTGTTATAAACCCAAACTGGCTGTCCATGTACAAGACTGCGGCGGTATTTTTGATCAAATATCAAATGCCGAAGTTTTACAAAAATTCTCTGAGCCAGTAGACTTGGATCAAACAAAATCATTCCCTCTAAGGCTGTCTCCAGCCATAGTGTACTGGCATTCAAATCATCAACCAACGGGTGAGTGAAGTGAACGGCATATTTTTTACTTAATTGCCGTTTCTCGCTCAACTCATCCCACTTTCGATAAAGCTGTCGTTGGATATTAACGCTATCATCAATGACACAAAGGATATCAATATCCGAAGCCTCGGTAGCTTCACCCCGTACTGATGATCCATATTGAACGATGGCCACCAAGCCATCGCCGACAAACTCCTGTAAAGTATCAACAAGAAGTCCCTTTGCACCCGTTGCGGGTTGCTTCAGCCGATCCACGCAAACCTGATTGAGTGAAGCACCCTGATCAAGTGCCACTCGTTTCAGCTCTAGATGAAGGTCCGGCGGGACTCTCACTACGAATTTTCCGGAAGCTGTTTTCTTATTCATCGATTGATTGTAGTACTATAGTATCATTTTATCAAGAATATAGATCGACCAGGTTGATCCTGGGGCCAGGCCGATTAGAGAAAAGCCCAAACGTCGAAGGTCGGGCCCTCTCACAAATATTCATTCTTCGCTAAAGACTCCTTTGGCCACTTAATTGCTACTTGTTGCAAGATTGATGGTTTTAGGGCATTTCCCTATCCATTAGTGGGAATCAAAAAAACGCAATGTCTGCATAGAGTTAGGGCTATGAGATCTATACTAAAAATAATTTTACAGGCTTGGGCCATTGCCCATATCGCGGGTTCTGCTGCCGCTTTTGTGCCTCCATTTGAAGAATCTTCAGATAACCATGGCCTGCGACCGGTTAATTTTGTGGCTCCCAATGAAGAGTTCCCTGATGATGCTAAGGCTCTTCTGAGGCGGGCGCCTGAGGGCATTTACCTTTCAGTGGGTACCGAACGAGCCTTTATGGGATTTGCTATGGCCGATAGGGCCAGCCATCTGATGATTGTAGATGCCGACCCTAAGGTGATTCGTTTTGCAAATATTAATATTGCGCTGTTGGCTATGTCTGAATCGTTGGATGAGTATCGCGCTCTCCGATTTGCCGAATCACACAAAATTTGGTCCAAGAAAATTAAAGATCTCAACTTACCAAAAGAGGCCTTTTCAAACATGGATGCTGAAGGTTTTGAGTTCTGGAGTGAAAACATCAATCGAGAGGCCTTTAATAGTTTTCATAGCACTGAAGACGACGCCAACGGTCCCTTTGCAGAGAGTAACTACCTTTTTAAATGTGGGTGTTTTCAAAAAATTCATCAAGCCGCACAATCAGGCCGAATCGTCGCTCGACTTGTGAACTTCAGAGACGTAAAAACTGTGGTGAGTATGGTGGAGGCCATCAAAACCACAGAAATTCCCCTTTCAACATTTGATATGAGCAATGCTTGGTGGACCGAATACATGGACCCAAGCCGCCACCTCGCCCCCACATTGCACAAATTAACTGAAATCTCCCAGCCTCACAGCCTCATGTTGGCCACAAACGCTCCGTTGGTACCCGGAATTCTGCCCAAAACCCGTAAACGCAATCGTTGGTACTACATTGGTTTCACGATGGAATATTTAAAAACGAAAACCGGCCTTCAATCCGACCAATTGAAAAACATTTTTCACGGTGCAAAAAAGGGAACGCTGAACTTAGCAGATCCCGACCAAGTCGTCCCCAACTGCGCAGGCCTTCTGCGGTAGGAAACTTTAGCTGCTTGAATTTGGCCTAGGACCTCTGCTGAGCACACCACTTATTACAATTTTCAAGATGCCGCCACAACAGAAGCTGGTACCTAATATTAATCGATAAAGTCCATGAGGCTGGGGATGAGTAGTTTGCCTGAGGTTTGTAGTGTGGCTTTGAGAGTGCCTTCTGTTTTGTTGATGTCACTAATCACCTCAAAGGCGTCGACGTCCTCGAGTTGTGACACGAAAACCTTATTGTCCACTTCGTTTTTCTGCAATGTACCTAGTGCCGTGTCTAATATAGATACTCGCGACCCTACTTGCGCTCGGGCGAGAATCACTTGGTTGATTGCCGTATCAAGACTCTCTAGAGTATCTTGCACGGCTTTTTGATCATTGGTTTTAAGTGCAATTTGTAAATCACGCACGGTTCTGAATATGCTAATTCCGGCTTCATCTAGACCTGAGTCCGATGGATTCACGCCGCCCTCATTGGCGCCATTCCCACTTTGGCCTTCGGTGGATGCCGGGCCTCGCAAGCGGATGCGCATGTTGCCCCGGTCTGGCTCTGGTTCTGGCTCTTGCTTTTTGTTTCGTGCTTGCTCTACTTTTTGATCGTGCAGAGCCTTTTCTTCCATTTCATTTTGTTTGAATTCTTCGCTCTTGCCCAACTGAGCCATTAACTCATCAAGTGTGGCCGCCTGAGTAGTGGTTACGTGCACAATCCCGTCACCGGAAAGGCCCTGACCTTGAAAGATTTTATTGCCAGGAATATTCATTGCCAAAAATGAGCCCTTGTCTAGAGCCACCAACATTTCGCCATCATCGCCATTGTACTGGCCTAAGTTAGAAAAGGGCGGACGAGTGGTGCGATATCCACCAAAAATAAACCGCTCTCCCAATTGTCGGTTACTCACTTTCACAAGCTGATTGTAGATTTGCCCGATCTCTTCAGCCACCACGCGGCGGGTTTCTGGGTTGGCACTCCCATCGCTCGATTGATTAATTGCGAGTTCTTTAGCTCGCACCAAGTGGTCCGTCACTTCACCTAAGGACTGGTCAGTGAATTCTAGAAAGGAGCGAGCATAGTTTAGGTTTTTCTCATACTGGCCCGCAGCCTCGGCCTCCACCCTTACCGACAAAACTCGAGAGGCTGCCACGGGGTCATCGGAGGGTTTCGTTACGCGCTTTTGTGTGGCCGCCTGGTTTTGCAGGTGTGACATTTCGGATCGATTTCTCGAAATGTTATGTCGGACTTGATCAAATTTCATGTTATCAGCAACACGCATGACTCAGGCCCTACCTTCTCAGATTCAGTACGGTATCCATCATCTCATCGGCGGCTTTAATCATTTTCGCCGACGCATCGAAGGATTTCTGAAACTGAATCAATTTTGTGGTTTCTTCATCTAAACTAACGCCACTAATACTTTCTCTCATATTTTTTAGCTGCTTAATGATATCTTGTTGCGACTCGAGGGATGAGTTAGCTCGGTTAGCCTCAATACCTGCCCGACCCACCATACTGTTGTAGAAGTCATCAAATGTGGTTGAACCCTCTCGCATGATTTTTTGACTCTGCAGTTGGTGAATCACGTTGGATATCCGGTTGTCACCGGGAGAGTTAGGTGTTGCTGCCGCAGCAATAAGACCCACATCTGTTAATATTTTTTCGTTCACATTGAGGTTGATCGCTGCCCCGTCCACTTCTTGCACAGAATCAAAAAAGTTCACGCCCGTTGAGCTGTATCTGTTAAATCCTTCCACGTGAGCCCGGTTAACTTGATAGGTCAGCTCGTAGGCTAGCTCATCTAAATCCCGAAGAAATCCATTCACCACGTCGTCTCGCACGTCAAGCATACCACCGAGTGCGCCACCAGTAATTTGATCTGTAATCCGCACGGGTGTCGACGAGTCTGTTGAACGATAGAATAGGTCGAAGTTGCCCTCTCGCTTCCCTTCGCGCCCTGGCGTGGACGCCACTTCAATGGGGCGATAACTGTAACCTGACACTAAAACCGCGGCATTACCCGCTGTGATGGTAACAGTACCATCTTTACCTTCGGCATACCGAATATTAACTTTTTCTGAGAGACGCTTGATCAACTCATCCCGTCGATCTCGCTCGTCGTTGGCTGGCACGTTGTTCAACTCTACGATTTGAACTTTTTCATTGAGCTTTGCAATTTCTTTGGTGATTTCATTGATATGTTCAACCTGCGTGCGAATCTGATAATCAATATCAGTTTGTACGGACGTGAGCTGACCATAGGCCCTTTTAAAATCGTTAGTCAAAAATTTTGCGGCCTCTTTCACCTGTGTGCGCGAGGCCAGACTCTCGGGGCTGTTACTCAACTCTCTCCATGAGTTGAAAAAGTCAGTCATAAAGCGGTTGATCCCCTTGTTAACCTGTTCATTGTAAACTTCTTCAACCCTTGAAAGAGCCTGCTGCCGGGCTTCAGAGAAGCCAAGGTTATTTTGCTCTTGCTCAATTTGGCGCTCAAGGTAGGGGTTATTGATGCGAATAATTTTTGTGGCCCGAGAACCCGTTCCAATTTGCAGCCGGCCCTGCCCGATGGGTGGGTTTGATTGCAATTCCACGCGCTGACGAGAGTATCCGTCAGTGGACTTGTTAGCAATGTTGTGGCTGACGGTCTGCAACGCTGTTTGGCTGTTCATCATTGAACGCCGACCGACATCCATCATGGACCATATACGGGACATCCTGTCTCCTCAAAACGGCCATGCTGCTTCCTGCAGCTTCGCCCTTTATTGCTAAGCCTCTCGGCTTACCAAGTGCCCTGCCTGCCCTCCGGCAGAGGAGATCTTACCTTGTTTTTGGTAAGTGGGCTTCTCCTGTAACGTCTCCTTAATCGCCTTCATGGCTCCAGTAATATTTTGAAGCGCTGAATTAACTAAGGACTCATTATATCCATTGAACTCTTTAATTCTTCGCATGAGCAAATCAAGAACCGCGTGCATGTTGCGAAGCTTGTCACCATCAGGTCCGCCAATATGGACGGCCATTTCAAGCAATTTAGGCTGAGCGTCCGCCATACCCTCTTCTGCGGCCAGCTTCTCAGTCAGCAAAAGCCGCTGATCTTCGATGGCCTTTGCCTGAATCAACATCGATTCTTTTGCTTTATTGTTGTCATTTAAATCATCAAGATTTGCCGAAACCAAGATCTCTCGCTCTTTTCGTACGATGTTCAACAACTGTCGATAAACCTTAATCATCTGATCTAAGTTTTCAACTAATTCATTAAATGTTTTTTGGCTCTCTGGTTTCATTGCCATTTGCCCTTTTTATCAATCATTAAACTGAGAGTGTTCAGCAATCAGTCGGTCCGCCACAGCACCAGCATCTACTTTATAATCTCCTGAGTCGATTAACTTTTGCAGACGCGCCACTTTTTCGTGATCCACATCATTGGCCTGCATAGCGATTTCTTTTGCCTTATTAAACGCCCTTGCTTGTTCTGAGACGTTCACCTTAGAAGCGTCTTTTAAAGATTTTGGATCAAGGCTATCTGTAATTCCACCTTTATCACCCTTGCGTGTGGACTGCTCGGCCTTCTTGGCCTCAATGCCTGTCAAACTGCTTCCAATGTTGTTATTGACTTTCATACGCCCTCCAAAGGCATTTACACTTATTAAAATTGTATCATAACGAGACTCTTCTAACCAACCGAATACTCTCTGTCTCCCGCTCCTGCATGGCTTTAGACGTGTTAGTCGAGCCCCACATCTTTAAACCGTTATACTTTAGTCTAGCTTCCCCACTGGTTTCTTGTTCTTTATCGCTAAATATTTCTCATTAGCTATGGGGAGAGCGCCCTTCTGTTCATGAAATCCCTTGGCATTTTGAGCCTGTAAACGCTCTCTCAACTGATTGTAGATCATATCGCCAAGACCAATTCCACCTTTGTTGGCCCAAGATTCTACATAGCTGTCGTCGATTTTTTCTCTATAGATCTTTTCAGCCATTGTTGGCTCCATCAAGCCGCCGTTTTGGACCGTGCTTCGCATGGCTTTCACCATCTCGCGGAGAAAATGCTGTTCATACATCTGAGAGGCCTGACGCATTTTTGCATCCTGCTTTTGTTGACCCTGCTCGGTCTGTAACTCACGAGCGCGGTTCAGTGATATGGGTTGATGTATCTTGATAGAGTTGCTCAGTGTAAAATTCCTTTAAAAAATGAGGGAAGATGAGTCAGGAACCGTAGTGCATCCTGCACTGGGTAATATCGGTACGAACCATTCCTTGGTTAGCACTGAATGTTTTTCACCTGTTTCCTGCGAGAAACTGGAGTCTCTTGACCGTCCTTGGTAAACGTTCTCTAACTCACCCTTCCCCCCAGAAGCTGAGCACATCCATGTGCCGCAGCCTCATAAATTGTTAATCAAAGTATTTCTAACTCTCCTTGTAGAGCACCCGCTGCCTTAACGCTTTGAAGAATTGTTATTAGATCCTTCGGCGTCACACCTAACTGATTCATTGCCTTTACAATATCGCCCACACTCGCTGAGGCTTTTATCTCAACCACGCGTGGACCACCTTTTTTACTGTCTTCTTCACCTTCGACTTTTAATGAAAGGTCTCCGTGACTGATGGCCACATGGGACACACGCACTTCATGCCCCACAACCACCGTTCCGGTTTTCTCATTGACCACCACTTTTGCCCGTAAATCGGGAGAAACCTGCAGTGATTCAATCATGGCCAATAACTCCACACCTTTACCCTCAAATGAGGCCGGAGAGACGATATCTACAGTAGCCGCATCTAGGGCACTGGCGTATTTTCCTGCAAGCTCCATGTTGACTCTCTTGGCCACTCGAGCCGACGTGGTGAAGTCAGGATTATGTAAGGTTAGTCTAAACATTTTTCGACTTGAGAAATCTCCGCCCAAATCCCTTTCAATGATTGCACCTGAGGGCAATCGCGCCACCGTTTCATGCACGCCGGATTGACTGAAGCCCACTAACACAGCTCCCTGTGCCACCGCATAGGTCTGTTGGTCCGCCGCTCGTAGCGGAGACTGTACAAGAGTCCCGCCCTTTAGGCTTGTGGCATCACCCAAAGCACTCACAGTCACATCAATTCTGTTTCCGGCTCGGGCAAACGGCGGCAGTTCTGCCGTGATTAAAACGGCAGCCACGTTTTTACTGGCAGCTTCATCTCCGCCAATTTTCATTCCCAATTTGTCCAACATTCGCGAAATACTTTTGTTCGTGTACTCAAGTCCGCTGTCGCCAGTTCCGTTAAGTCCCACCACAATACCATAACCAACAAGCTGGTT
Proteins encoded:
- the flgM gene encoding flagellar biosynthesis anti-sigma factor FlgM, with translation MKVNNNIGSSLTGIEAKKAEQSTRKGDKGGITDSLDPKSLKDASKVNVSEQARAFNKAKEIAMQANDVDHEKVARLQKLIDSGDYKVDAGAVADRLIAEHSQFND
- a CDS encoding toxin-antitoxin system HicB family antitoxin, translated to MNKKTASGKFVVRVPPDLHLELKRVALDQGASLNQVCVDRLKQPATGAKGLLVDTLQEFVGDGLVAIVQYGSSVRGEATEASDIDILCVIDDSVNIQRQLYRKWDELSEKRQLSKKYAVHFTHPLVDDLNASTLWLETALEGMILFDPSLLAQRIFVKLRHLIFDQKYRRSLVHGQPVWVYNSGEGHA
- a CDS encoding rod-binding protein, whose product is MRQASQMYEQHFLREMVKAMRSTVQNGGLMEPTMAEKIYREKIDDSYVESWANKGGIGLGDMIYNQLRERLQAQNAKGFHEQKGALPIANEKYLAIKNKKPVGKLD
- a CDS encoding HEPN domain-containing protein; this encodes MRNMSLIQDYLSRSQKRLKAVQTLYNEESWADVVRESQEILELTLKALLRASAIEAPRIHDVSSVLEDHKERLPKAVQQKLTEIVQLSRSLRRDRELAFYGSEDLTPSEFYEKADADLAFDGVTWVVELVVKEVK
- a CDS encoding flagellar basal body P-ring protein FlgI encodes the protein MRAFIFTQLIVIILGMAMTAKAARLKDIANIRGVRSNQLVGYGIVVGLNGTGDSGLEYTNKSISRMLDKLGMKIGGDEAASKNVAAVLITAELPPFARAGNRIDVTVSALGDATSLKGGTLVQSPLRAADQQTYAVAQGAVLVGFSQSGVHETVARLPSGAIIERDLGGDFSSRKMFRLTLHNPDFTTSARVAKRVNMELAGKYASALDAATVDIVSPASFEGKGVELLAMIESLQVSPDLRAKVVVNEKTGTVVVGHEVRVSHVAISHGDLSLKVEGEEDSKKGGPRVVEIKASASVGDIVKAMNQLGVTPKDLITILQSVKAAGALQGELEIL
- the flgK gene encoding flagellar hook-associated protein FlgK — its product is MSRIWSMMDVGRRSMMNSQTALQTVSHNIANKSTDGYSRQRVELQSNPPIGQGRLQIGTGSRATKIIRINNPYLERQIEQEQNNLGFSEARQQALSRVEEVYNEQVNKGINRFMTDFFNSWRELSNSPESLASRTQVKEAAKFLTNDFKRAYGQLTSVQTDIDYQIRTQVEHINEITKEIAKLNEKVQIVELNNVPANDERDRRDELIKRLSEKVNIRYAEGKDGTVTITAGNAAVLVSGYSYRPIEVASTPGREGKREGNFDLFYRSTDSSTPVRITDQITGGALGGMLDVRDDVVNGFLRDLDELAYELTYQVNRAHVEGFNRYSSTGVNFFDSVQEVDGAAINLNVNEKILTDVGLIAAAATPNSPGDNRISNVIHQLQSQKIMREGSTTFDDFYNSMVGRAGIEANRANSSLESQQDIIKQLKNMRESISGVSLDEETTKLIQFQKSFDASAKMIKAADEMMDTVLNLRR
- a CDS encoding flagellar protein FlgN — protein: MAMKPESQKTFNELVENLDQMIKVYRQLLNIVRKEREILVSANLDDLNDNNKAKESMLIQAKAIEDQRLLLTEKLAAEEGMADAQPKLLEMAVHIGGPDGDKLRNMHAVLDLLMRRIKEFNGYNESLVNSALQNITGAMKAIKETLQEKPTYQKQGKISSAGGQAGHLVSREA
- the flgL gene encoding flagellar hook-associated protein FlgL codes for the protein MRVADNMKFDQVRHNISRNRSEMSHLQNQAATQKRVTKPSDDPVAASRVLSVRVEAEAAGQYEKNLNYARSFLEFTDQSLGEVTDHLVRAKELAINQSSDGSANPETRRVVAEEIGQIYNQLVKVSNRQLGERFIFGGYRTTRPPFSNLGQYNGDDGEMLVALDKGSFLAMNIPGNKIFQGQGLSGDGIVHVTTTQAATLDELMAQLGKSEEFKQNEMEEKALHDQKVEQARNKKQEPEPEPDRGNMRIRLRGPASTEGQSGNGANEGGVNPSDSGLDEAGISIFRTVRDLQIALKTNDQKAVQDTLESLDTAINQVILARAQVGSRVSILDTALGTLQKNEVDNKVFVSQLEDVDAFEVISDINKTEGTLKATLQTSGKLLIPSLMDFID